In Sphaerisporangium krabiense, the DNA window CAACGGCAGCGTCACCCTGGTCAGGTCGCTGCTGCGGGCCGGCCTGGTCGACGAGCTGAGGCTGCTGCTCCACCCGATCGTCGTCGGCAAGGGCACGCGCCTGTTCGAGGACGGCGGGCAGATCCCGCTGAAGCTCGCCCACGCCAAGCCGTTCACCACCGGCGTGCTGGAGCTCACCTACACCTCGGCCTGAGCCGTGAGCTGGGCGGGCAGGGCGGCGGCGTGCAGGACCGTCAGCGTGGTCACCGCGCGGGTGAGGACCACGTAGAGCCGCGCCAGGCCCCGGTCCTCCGCGGCGACGATGTCGGCGGGCTCGGTGACGATCACGTGGTCGTACTCGAGGCCCTTGGCGAGTGTGGCGGGGATCAGTGAGACGCGGGACTCGGCGGAGGAGTCGGGGCCGAGGACCTGGTGGGCGACGCCCGCGGCGGTGAGCGCCGCCGCGAGGGCGGGCAGGGCGGCGTCGGCGGCGATCAGTCCGACCGAGCCCTCGCGGGCCGTCACCTGCTCCACGGCCTCGGTCACGGCGGCGGGCAGGTCGGTGACCCGGCGGACGGTGAGCGACCCCGGGCCGGGGCGCAGGGACCGGGGGGCGGCCAGGGCGGGCGCCACCGACGGCAGCAGGCGGGCGGCGAAGTCGAGCACCTCGCGCGGCACGCGGAAGCCCAGCGTGAGCTCGGTGACCATGCCCTCGGCGAACCCCAGGTGGCCGAGGACCTCCTCCCAGGACCGCGCCGACCACGGCGTCGTGCCCTGGGCCAGGTCGCCGAGCACGGTGGCCGAGCCGGTACGGCAGCGGCGGCCGAGGGCGCGGAGCTGCATGGCCGACAGGTCCTGCGCCTCGTCCACGACGAGGTGCCCGAGCGTCGGGGTGCGCTCGATGAGGTCGGCCAGCTCGTCCATGAGCGCGGCGTCGGCGGCCGACCATTTGGCCGACTTCCAGGACCGCGGCGGCTTCGCCCAGACCAGCGTGTCGCGCTCCTCGGCGGTCAGGTCGCTCCTGGCGGCGCGGGCCAGGAACTCGCCGTCGGACAGCAGCCGGAACAGCACCTGCTCGGGGGTGACCCGCGGCCACACCGTGTCCAGGAGCTGCTTGACGGGCTTGGACCTGGCCACGGAGTCCTGCACCCGGTCGTCGGGCGACTCGCCGCGCTGCTCCATGCGCACCAGCACGGCGTGGGCCAGCCGCTGGGCGAGCGCCGCGCGGCCGGGGCCGTAGCGCGTGGTGCCGCGCAGGGACGCGACGATCTCGCGGACCTCGTGGTCGGCGACGCGGAACCGGTTGATGCCCCGGGTGATCAGCAGGCCCTCCTCGGGCTTGCTGACGTGCAGCCAGAGCGCGCGGTGCAGCACGGCGGCCATGCGGGCGTCGCCCTTGAGCGCGGCGACCGCCGGGTGCTCCGGGGCGGCGTGGTCGCCGAGGATGCCGGCGACCGTGCTCTGGTCGACGCGCACCTCGCCGAGGGCGGGCAGCACCGAGGAGATGTAGGACAGGAACGCCCGGTTCGGGCCGACGATCATGACGCCGTTGCGCGACAGCTTCTCGCGGTGGGTGAACAGCAGGTAGGCCGCCCGGTGCAGGCCGACGGCCGTCTTGCCCGTGCCGGGCGCGCCCTGGACGCAGACCGTGCTGGACAGGTCGGCGCGGACGATCTCGTCCTGGTCGGGCTGGATGGTGGCGACGATGTCGCGCATCGGGCCCGTGCGGGGCCGCTCGATCTCCTCGGTGAGGATGCGCGACTCGCGCCGCGGCCCGCTGCGGTCCAGCGGCTCGTCCTCGTACGCGGTCAGCTCGCCGCCGTGGAAGCCGAACCGGCGGCGCAGCCGCACGCCCATCGGGTCGGAGGGACGGGCCTGGTAGAAGGCGCGGGAGACGGGGGCGCGCCAGTCGATGACCATGGGGCGGCTGCCGTCGTCGTGGACGTGGCGGCGCCCGACGTGGATGGTGAGGGGAAGGTCGTCGTGGCCGGCGCGGTCGAGGCGGCCGAAGAACAGCGGCGTGTCGGGGTGGTCGGCGAGGGCGGCCACGCGCTGGTCGAGCAGGCCCTGGAGCACCTGCTGGGAGACCCAGTCGCCCGCGGCGTCGGCGGACAGGGACCGCGCGTGCTCGCGCATGGCCGTCAGCGCGGCGCGGGAGGCCGCGAGGTGGGCGCGTTCCTGGCGCAGGACGGCGTCCGGGTCGGTGCCGGGGGGAGCAGCGGGGTCTTCGGACGGGGAATCGGGGGTCTTGTCCGGTATGTCAGGGGCCAACTGGTGTCCGGGCATGCGGACGCACTCCTTGGAAGGAAGGGGGTCGACAAAGGCACGAACCCACAAGCTTATACGTCCGGACCCGCGTCCGCTGGAGAGGCGCGGGGTGTGTCCGCGCAGGCGTGCGATGGGAGGCTTGTCCTGGAGTTTGCAGACTGTTGAGCTTTGGGTACGCCGTGGGGGTGACGACGCGTACTCCGGGGGCGCTGTCTCCGGTCATTCCCATCCTGGCGAACCTCCTTCTGGGCGGGTTGTGGACGTTTTCGGTCTTCGCGGGATGGGGGTTGGAGGCCTTCTGCGGTAACGGGGAATCGCCGGAGTCGTGTGTGGACCGGCTCGGCATGGTGTCCCTGCTATCAGGGCTGTTCGCGCTGACCGCGGCCATCGCCACGGTTGCGGCCCTTCTTCCACCCCTATTCCGTAAATACCCGCAAAAGTCCCTCATGCTGGTAGGGATTACGACCGCCTCGTGGCTTATCGCGCTGGCCGTGCTTTACGTCGGCGGGTTGATCGGTCGGTGATCCTGCCAACACGTTGCGTGCACGTATCCCAAAATCCCGAAAAAGTGGGACAATCCTTGTGATTTGGTTAGATCATCGGGTATGCCGCAGTTGGCGCCGTGGGTGCCAATGGGCGAGGGGGTGAGTGGGGTGCGGAAGTTTAAGGGTATTTCGTGGATCTGAATCGTCAGCCACGCTGAAAGAACCCGAGACCGCTCTGGGTGGGGGCGACGGCGTGCCGCCCGGCGCTATTCGCCGGCCAGCACGTCGTCGGCGTCGATGATTTGGTAGGCGTAACCCTGCTCGGCCAGAAACCGCTGCCGGTGCGCCGCGAAATCCTGGTCCACGGTGTCCCTGCTGACCACCGAGTAGAACCGCGCCCCGCCGCCGTCCGACTTCGGACGCAGCACACGGCCGAGCCGCTGCGCCTCCTCCTGGCGTGAGCCGAACGTCCCCGACACCTGGATCGCGACCGACGCCTCCGGCAGGTCGATCGAGAAGTTCGCGACCTTGGAGACCACCAGTACCTGGATCTCCTTGTCGCGGAACGCCTGGAACAGCCGCTCGCGCTCCTTCACCCGCGTCTCGCCCTTGATCACCGGGGCGTTCAGGTGGTCGGCGAGCTCGTCGAGCTGGTCGATGTACTGCCCGATGACCAGGACCTGCTCGCCCGCGTGCCGCCGCACCAGCGTCTCGGTCACCCGGGTCTTGGACGGGGTCGTCGCGCAGAAGCGGTAGCGCTCCTCGGACTCGGCCATGGCGTACGCCAGCCGCTCCTCGTCGCTCAGCGTGACCCGCACCTCGACGCAGTCGGCGGGCGCGATCCAGCCCTGGTTCTCCATCTCCTTCCACGGCGCGTCGTACCGCTTCGGGCCGATGAGGGAGAACACGTCGCCCTCGCGGCCGTCCTCGCGCACCAGCGTCGCGGTGAGCCCGATGCGCCGCCGGGCCTGCAGGTCGGCGGTCATGCGGAAGATCGGCGCGGGCAGCAGGTGCACCTCGTCGTACACGACCAGGCCCCAGTCGCGGGCGTCGAACAGCTCCAGGTGGCGGTACACCCCCTGCCTGCGGGTGGTCATCACCTGGTAGGTGGCGATCGTGACCGGCCGGATCTCCTTCTTGGTCCCGGTGTACTCGCCGATCTCCTCCTCGGTCAGCGAGGTGCGCTTGAGCAGCTCCTGCTTCCACTGGTGGGCCGACACGGTGTTGGTGACCAGGATGAGCGTGGTCGCCTGGGCGTGGGCCATGGCCGCCGCGCCCACCAGCGTCTTGCCGGCGCCGCAGGGCAGCACGACCACGCCCGAGCCGCCGTGCCAGAACGAGTCGGCCGCCTCCCGCTGGTAGGGGCGCAGCGTCCAGGTGTCCTGGTCGAGGGTGATCGGGTGGTGCTCGCCGTCGACGTACCCCGCCAGGTCCTCGGCGGGCCAGCCCAGCTTCAGCAGGGCCTGCTTGATGTTGCCCCGCTCGCTCGGGTGGACGGCCACGCTGTCGTCGCCGATGCGCCGCCCGAGCATGGGCTGGATCTTCTTGGACCGCAGCACCTCTTCGAGCACGGCCTTGTCGGTGCTGGTCAGCGTCAGACCGTGGTGGTCGCTGTTCTCCAGCTTCAGCCTGCCGTACCTGGCCATCGTCTCGGCGATGTCCACGAGCAGCGCGTGCGGCACGGGGTAGCGGCTGAAGCTGATCAGCGCGTCCACGACCTGCTCGGCGTCGTGCCCGGCGGCCCGCGCGTTCCACAGCGCGAGCGGGGTCACCCGGTAGGTGTGGACGTGCTCGGGCGCCCGCTCCAGCTCCGCGAACGGCGCGATCGCCTTGCGGCACTCGCCGGCTCTCTCGTGGTCGACTTCGAGCAGCAGGGTCTTGTCCGACTGGACGATCAGCGGGCCATCAGACACGTTCTTTCTTCTCCCCGTCTTCGGACACGGCGCACCACCCCGGCGGCGCCGTCCGACTGTCCAACAAGCCGGCGGGCCGGATCAGTCCCGTTCTTCCCCGGCGCGGTGGCCCCCCGCCCCGCCTGCCGGGAACCACCCTTCTTATCACGACGCGGGGGACTCCCGCGCCAGCCGCGAGCGCAGCTCCCTCCTGTCGACCTTGAGCACGCTGGTCAGGGGGATCGCGTCCACGAACCTGATCTCGCGGGGATGGCGCAGCCGCCCGACCCTCTCCCTGGCCCACTCGGTCAGCGCCTCCGCCGTGACCGTGGCCCCCGGCCGCAGGCGCACGAACGCCACGACCTCCTCGCCGAGCCGGGGGTCCGGACGGCCCACGACGCCGGACATCGCCACGTCCGGGTGCCTGTTCAGCGCGTCCTCCACGTCCCGCGGGAAGATATTGAAACCGCCCCTGATGATCAGGTCCTTCCTGCGGTCCACGACGTACAGGTAGCCGTCGTCGTCCACGCAGCCGATGTCGCCGGTGCGCAGCTCCCCGTCCACCAGCGCACGCGCGGTCGTCTCCGGCGAGCGCCAGTACCCGCGCATGACCGGCTCGCCCCGGACGCAGATCTCGCCGAGGTCGCCCGGCTCCGCCGGCTCGCCGTCGTCGTCCCTGATCGTGATCGTGTAGCCGGGCAGCGGCGGGCCCGCGCTGCCCACCTTCCGCCGGTCCGGCGGGTTGACCGTCGCCACCGCGCTCGTCTCGGTCAGGCCGTACCCCTCCAGCAGCCGCACCCCGGCCATGCGCCGCTCGAACTCCTCGATGGCCTCCCGCCCGAGCGGCGCCGCGCCGCAGGTCAGGTACAGCAGATCGGGGAGCGGGGTGGTCTCCAGAGGCTCGTCCAGCAGGTCGCGCACCATGGCCGGCACCACCGCGCCGTACTGGACGCGGTGCTCGGTGGCGATCTGCAGGAACGCCTTGGCGGTGAACGCCCGCATCACCACGGTGTGCTGGGGTTCGGGGGAGTGCATGGCGGTGAGCGCGACGATGAGGCCGTAGGAGTGCGACAGCGGCACGGGGATGATGGCCCGCGTCACCCCCGGCCGGTAGGTGACCTCGTGGGCGGCCCTGGAGACCTGCCACAGGCCCGCGTGGGTGAGCATGACGCCCTTGGCCCGGCCGGTGGTGCCGCCGGTGTAGAGCAGGGCCGCGAGATCGCCCTCGTCACGGTCGGCGTGCCCCTCGCCGGGGGTGGCCTCCAGCTCGGCGAAGCCGACGACCCGCCCCTCGCCCTCCGGGGCCTCTCCGGTCACGACGATCGGGAGGTCCCGCGTCGCCGCCAGGACGAGCGGCAGCACCTCGGCGGAGACGACCAGGGCACGCGGCTCGCCGTCGGCCACGATGTGCGCCAGCTCGCCGGCGGACACCAGGGGCACCACCGGGGTCACGACCGCGCCCGCCGCCCACGCCGCCCGGTAGGCGATCAGCACCTCGGGCCGGTTGGCCGCCATCACCAGCACCCGGTCGCCCGGCCCCACGCCGAGCCGTCTCAGCCCCGCCGTGGCCCCGCGCACGCGTTCCGCCAGGGCGTGGGCGCGATGCCAGACGCCCTCGTGGTACAGCGCGTCGAAGTCGCCGAACCCGGCCCACGACCTCTCCGCCAGGCGGCCGAGCGTACGCTCCGGAGCCATCGCGATCACCTACTCCCACGGCGGGGGACTACCGTTCCGCACGCCAACCTGTTCCGGCGCGCCGGGCGGCGTCAACCCCTGTCGCGGTCAGTTCACGTCCGCGACACCGGTGATGCGGTGCAACGCGAAACGGTGGACGGCGGCGCGGGTCTCGTCGTACGCGGTGAGGTAGCCGCCCTCCATGCGGGCGGGCTCCAGGATGCGGCTGGTCGCGTGGCCCTGGGAGTCCAGGTAGCCGATCCAGACGCGCGAGCCCTGCCGGATCGCCTCCTGCAACAGCGTGATCGTCCCGGTCGAGGGCGTGCGCGGCACCTGGCCGTCCGGCGCGGCCGCGGGACGCCTGCGCGTCCGGTGCGCCTCGTCCCCCGCCCGCATGGCGCGCACGGCCGCCGCCGCCACGTCCGGGTCCAGGGCCGCGGCGGCGGGGACGGGACGGGCCGCGGGCGCGCGCTCGGTGCGGCGGGCGTCGGCCCGGGTGACCACCACGTCGCCCTCGGAGGACTCGGCGACGGGGGAGTACCCGAACGCGCGCAGCGAGTCCACCACGACCGCGCGGGAGCTGCGGGAGGCCACCACCGTGGGGGCCAGGCGCCGCAGCCGCAGCGGCGCCGCCCGCTTGTCGGCCATCACCTCGTCGAGCAGGGCCGGGTCGTCGCACCGCACGTAGGAGCTGGCCGTGCCCACCCGGACCCGGCCGTGCCGGCGCGCCACGTCAGACACCAGGTAGCGCAGCGGCTGCGGGACCGGCGTGGCCGAGTGCTTCTCCAGCATGGCCACCACGTCGTCCGCGCTGGCCCCGGCGTCCAGAGCCCTGCGGATCGAGCCCTCGCCGAAGCGGTACACGGTCGCGCCGCCCTTGGACTCGACGTCGGCGACCAGCGCCAGCCAGCGGCCGAGGTCGCCGGTCAGCGGGCCGGGGGCGACCGCCGTGAGGTCGGCCTGGAGCAGCACGTGGTCCACGGGCTCGGGCAGCAGCGGCGCCAGCAGCCGGGCGGGGCCCTCCGGCCCGGCGGACCCGGGCAGCAGGGCGCGGCCGAACACCGACATGACGCCGAGCCCGGTCACCCCGAGCTGCTCGGCCTCGCGCAGCGTGAACCCGGCGAGCCGGTCGCGGTAGGAGCCGCGGCGGCGCGGCTGCTCGAACGCCAGCCGCTCGCGCACCGACTCCGCCGACGGCGCCAGGCCGGGCCCGGCCGAGGCGGGGACGCGCAGCGTCCGCACCCGCACCTCGACGGCGGCCGGCCTGCGCAGTTCGGGATGCAGGACGTTGAGCAGGCGGTCGCGGTCGTCGCGCTCGCCGACCAGGCCCGGCACCCGGTCGCCGGACAGCCAGGCCGACGCCAGGACCTCCCAGCGGTCCTCGGTGGCCTTGACGCGCCAGATGTCGTACTGGGTGGTGGGCAGCCACTCGCCGTCGGCGGGCGCGCTGGAGGCGATGAGGCCCGCCGCGTGGGCGACCTCGATGACCAGCGCGGCCGTCCACTCGGGAAGGTCGAGCCACTGGGCGGTCCGCCGCAGATCGCGCACGGCGAGGCCGCCGGTGCGCAGCGTGCCCGGAGGGTCGACGCCCCAGCGCTCGCACAGCTCCTCGACCGTGCGGACGAACGTGAACGCCTGGCCCGCGGCCGTCCGGTCGGCCAGGGCCTGGTCGCGGACGGCGCCCTCCAGCGGCGGCGGGCCGGGGCGCAGGTCGCGGTGGATCCTGCCGCCGCGCAGCGCGAGCCCCACCTCGCGGGGCAGCACGACCGACTCCTCGCCGGTCGCGGCCAGCAGCCCGCGCGCCAGCAGCTCCTCGATCGGGGACTGGGCCGTGGCCACGCTCACCTCGCGCCGGGCGTTCGGCACGCGGCCGGCGGGCGGCCCCCAGGCCAGCTCGTCCAGCGCCGCGCGGGCCTGGGGGCCGATGCCGGCCAGCAGTCCTTCGACGACGCCCTGATCGGCCAGCAGCGCGGCGAGGCGCTCCAGCTCGCCCTGCCCCGCCGGCGCACGTCGCGGCTTGTGCCCCTGCCCGGCCGCGCGAAGGAGGTCGGCCAGGCGGTCGGGCGGGTGGTGGCGGAACGCCTCGACGGCCGGAGGGCCGAGCCCGGCGGGCGCGTCGGAGACGTCGCGGACCCCCGGCGCGGGGCGCAGCGCGTCGTCCGGCCCGTACACCAGGGCCAGGCCGCGCAGCCGGTCGACGGCCTCACGCAGCGGGCCCTCCAGCGGCCCGGCGTCCGCGGGCACGGACCCGGCCGTCGCCGCGCGCAGCTCGGCGTACGGCAGGCCGTCGCCGTCCTCGGAGGTCATGACGAGCAGGGTCTCGACCACGGCCAGCGCGAAGCGGTCCAGCCGGTCCAGCGCGCGGCCCGTCGCCGAGGGGCTGGTGGCGCGTATCACGAGCCCTTCGAGGTGGGCGGGCACCGGGGTGACCAGCTCGGGGCGCTCGGACACCAGCGCGCGCAGCCGGTCGTCGGGGAGCCCGCGCAGCCAGTCAGTGAACCGGGTGTCCATCACGCGCCACCGAACCCTCTGTTCACCGTCACCGCAAACGCCCGCTCGCCGTAGAAACCGTCTTCTCCATCGTAGGAGGCCCGCCGCGATGGCACGCCGGGCGGGCGATCACGGTCCCGTCCCGGCCGCGGGGTTCACGGTCATGGCGATTCCCGGGAAATGGTGCGTCCGCCGGGGCGGTGCGGCAGGATGGCGAGAATGAGCGAGCGCGCCGATCAGCTCGTCCTGGAGTACGTCAGCAAGGTCGCCGACCTCGCGCACGGCGTGTTGCGCACCGAGCAGCGCCTCGACTTCGTCCGGCGGCTGCGCGCCCGCGTCGAGGAGGAACGCCGCGGCAGGGACGACGTCGCGACCGCGCGCAAGGTGATCGCCCGCTTCGGCGATCCCGCGGCGCTCGTCCAGCGCGAACTTCGCCGCCTCGCCGACGGCGGGCAGGGCACCGGGGGCCGCGCGCCGTCCCCGGGGGCGCGCGCCGGCTCGGCGGCATCCCCACGGCGCGCCACGGGCCCGCGCCTCGGGAGCACGCCCCGCGTTCCGCCCCCGGACAGGGGGCCCACCGTCCGGGCCGTGCCCGCGGAGGCCGCGGCGGACGACTTCGGGGACTCGGCGACGGAGGTCATCCCCGCCGTCACCGACGATCCGCCCGCGGTCGTGACGGCCCCCGTCCCGGTGGTCCCTCGCGAGGCGGTCCCCGGCCGGCCCCTGCGTTCCGGCGGCCGTCCGGCGTCGGGGAGGCCCGTGCCCCCGGCCCGCGGGCGGGAGTCGTTGTCCGCCCGGCTGCGCGGGGCCGCGATGGCCCGGGTGACGGGGTGGGACGCCGGGACCGTCCTGCGCGAGCGGCGCCGCGAGGTCGCCGCGATGGCGGTGCTGCTGCTGGCCGGGCTGCTCATCCCCTTCCCCCTGCCGTACGTCGCGATCTTCCCGATGCAGCTGCTGGTGTGGGCGCTCGGCGCGGTGGCCGTCCTTGCCTGCG includes these proteins:
- a CDS encoding HelD family protein is translated as MPGHQLAPDIPDKTPDSPSEDPAAPPGTDPDAVLRQERAHLAASRAALTAMREHARSLSADAAGDWVSQQVLQGLLDQRVAALADHPDTPLFFGRLDRAGHDDLPLTIHVGRRHVHDDGSRPMVIDWRAPVSRAFYQARPSDPMGVRLRRRFGFHGGELTAYEDEPLDRSGPRRESRILTEEIERPRTGPMRDIVATIQPDQDEIVRADLSSTVCVQGAPGTGKTAVGLHRAAYLLFTHREKLSRNGVMIVGPNRAFLSYISSVLPALGEVRVDQSTVAGILGDHAAPEHPAVAALKGDARMAAVLHRALWLHVSKPEEGLLITRGINRFRVADHEVREIVASLRGTTRYGPGRAALAQRLAHAVLVRMEQRGESPDDRVQDSVARSKPVKQLLDTVWPRVTPEQVLFRLLSDGEFLARAARSDLTAEERDTLVWAKPPRSWKSAKWSAADAALMDELADLIERTPTLGHLVVDEAQDLSAMQLRALGRRCRTGSATVLGDLAQGTTPWSARSWEEVLGHLGFAEGMVTELTLGFRVPREVLDFAARLLPSVAPALAAPRSLRPGPGSLTVRRVTDLPAAVTEAVEQVTAREGSVGLIAADAALPALAAALTAAGVAHQVLGPDSSAESRVSLIPATLAKGLEYDHVIVTEPADIVAAEDRGLARLYVVLTRAVTTLTVLHAAALPAQLTAQAEV
- a CDS encoding DNA repair helicase XPB codes for the protein MSDGPLIVQSDKTLLLEVDHERAGECRKAIAPFAELERAPEHVHTYRVTPLALWNARAAGHDAEQVVDALISFSRYPVPHALLVDIAETMARYGRLKLENSDHHGLTLTSTDKAVLEEVLRSKKIQPMLGRRIGDDSVAVHPSERGNIKQALLKLGWPAEDLAGYVDGEHHPITLDQDTWTLRPYQREAADSFWHGGSGVVVLPCGAGKTLVGAAAMAHAQATTLILVTNTVSAHQWKQELLKRTSLTEEEIGEYTGTKKEIRPVTIATYQVMTTRRQGVYRHLELFDARDWGLVVYDEVHLLPAPIFRMTADLQARRRIGLTATLVREDGREGDVFSLIGPKRYDAPWKEMENQGWIAPADCVEVRVTLSDEERLAYAMAESEERYRFCATTPSKTRVTETLVRRHAGEQVLVIGQYIDQLDELADHLNAPVIKGETRVKERERLFQAFRDKEIQVLVVSKVANFSIDLPEASVAIQVSGTFGSRQEEAQRLGRVLRPKSDGGGARFYSVVSRDTVDQDFAAHRQRFLAEQGYAYQIIDADDVLAGE
- a CDS encoding class I adenylate-forming enzyme family protein, with the translated sequence MAPERTLGRLAERSWAGFGDFDALYHEGVWHRAHALAERVRGATAGLRRLGVGPGDRVLVMAANRPEVLIAYRAAWAAGAVVTPVVPLVSAGELAHIVADGEPRALVVSAEVLPLVLAATRDLPIVVTGEAPEGEGRVVGFAELEATPGEGHADRDEGDLAALLYTGGTTGRAKGVMLTHAGLWQVSRAAHEVTYRPGVTRAIIPVPLSHSYGLIVALTAMHSPEPQHTVVMRAFTAKAFLQIATEHRVQYGAVVPAMVRDLLDEPLETTPLPDLLYLTCGAAPLGREAIEEFERRMAGVRLLEGYGLTETSAVATVNPPDRRKVGSAGPPLPGYTITIRDDDGEPAEPGDLGEICVRGEPVMRGYWRSPETTARALVDGELRTGDIGCVDDDGYLYVVDRRKDLIIRGGFNIFPRDVEDALNRHPDVAMSGVVGRPDPRLGEEVVAFVRLRPGATVTAEALTEWARERVGRLRHPREIRFVDAIPLTSVLKVDRRELRSRLARESPAS
- a CDS encoding helicase-associated domain-containing protein, producing the protein MDTRFTDWLRGLPDDRLRALVSERPELVTPVPAHLEGLVIRATSPSATGRALDRLDRFALAVVETLLVMTSEDGDGLPYAELRAATAGSVPADAGPLEGPLREAVDRLRGLALVYGPDDALRPAPGVRDVSDAPAGLGPPAVEAFRHHPPDRLADLLRAAGQGHKPRRAPAGQGELERLAALLADQGVVEGLLAGIGPQARAALDELAWGPPAGRVPNARREVSVATAQSPIEELLARGLLAATGEESVVLPREVGLALRGGRIHRDLRPGPPPLEGAVRDQALADRTAAGQAFTFVRTVEELCERWGVDPPGTLRTGGLAVRDLRRTAQWLDLPEWTAALVIEVAHAAGLIASSAPADGEWLPTTQYDIWRVKATEDRWEVLASAWLSGDRVPGLVGERDDRDRLLNVLHPELRRPAAVEVRVRTLRVPASAGPGLAPSAESVRERLAFEQPRRRGSYRDRLAGFTLREAEQLGVTGLGVMSVFGRALLPGSAGPEGPARLLAPLLPEPVDHVLLQADLTAVAPGPLTGDLGRWLALVADVESKGGATVYRFGEGSIRRALDAGASADDVVAMLEKHSATPVPQPLRYLVSDVARRHGRVRVGTASSYVRCDDPALLDEVMADKRAAPLRLRRLAPTVVASRSSRAVVVDSLRAFGYSPVAESSEGDVVVTRADARRTERAPAARPVPAAAALDPDVAAAAVRAMRAGDEAHRTRRRPAAAPDGQVPRTPSTGTITLLQEAIRQGSRVWIGYLDSQGHATSRILEPARMEGGYLTAYDETRAAVHRFALHRITGVADVN